The proteins below are encoded in one region of Paenacidovorax monticola:
- a CDS encoding helix-turn-helix transcriptional regulator, with the protein MPSPTTRVLAVLELLQARGALSGPELAQRIGVDERTLRRYIRKLEDLGIPVVAERGRYGAYRLMPGFKLPPMVFTDDEALALAVGLLAARGLGLAEAAPATESARAKLERVMPAPLQRRIRALGETIQLDLARPGTPTDHQALLTLSAAAHARQSVHMDYRSAQGEATARVFDPYGLAWRGGRWYAVGHCHLRGGLRSFRLDRIEGLELLPASFGMPEDFDAVRHLALGLASLPRAMGVRVLLKTDLATAREELFEAIGLFQPHPDGVLLHSQVDDLGWYARQLARLSCDFTVLEPPALRDAVRDCARTLLRRAQAPAL; encoded by the coding sequence ATGCCGTCGCCCACCACCCGCGTGCTCGCCGTCCTGGAACTGCTGCAGGCGCGCGGAGCCCTCAGCGGCCCTGAGCTTGCCCAGCGCATCGGCGTGGACGAGCGCACGCTGCGCCGCTACATCCGCAAGCTGGAAGACCTGGGCATTCCCGTGGTCGCGGAACGCGGACGCTATGGTGCCTACCGGCTCATGCCGGGCTTCAAGCTGCCGCCCATGGTGTTCACCGACGACGAGGCGCTGGCGCTGGCGGTGGGCCTGCTCGCGGCGCGCGGCCTGGGGCTGGCCGAGGCGGCGCCCGCCACGGAAAGCGCGCGCGCCAAGCTCGAGCGCGTGATGCCGGCGCCGCTGCAGCGGCGCATCCGTGCGCTGGGCGAAACCATCCAGCTCGACCTCGCACGGCCCGGCACGCCCACGGACCACCAAGCCCTGCTCACGCTCAGCGCCGCTGCCCATGCACGCCAGAGCGTGCACATGGACTACCGCTCCGCCCAGGGCGAAGCCACCGCGCGGGTTTTCGACCCATACGGGCTGGCCTGGCGCGGCGGGCGTTGGTACGCGGTGGGGCACTGCCACCTGCGCGGCGGCCTGCGCTCGTTCCGGCTCGACCGCATCGAGGGCCTCGAGCTGCTGCCCGCGTCCTTCGGCATGCCCGAGGACTTCGACGCCGTGCGCCACCTCGCGCTCGGTCTGGCCTCGCTGCCGCGCGCGATGGGCGTGCGCGTGCTGCTCAAAACCGACCTGGCCACGGCGCGCGAGGAACTGTTCGAGGCCATCGGCCTGTTCCAGCCCCACCCCGATGGCGTGCTGCTGCACAGCCAGGTGGACGACCTGGGCTGGTACGCACGCCAGCTCGCACGGCTGTCGTGCGACTTCACCGTGCTGGAGCCCCCCGCCCTGCGCGACGCGGTGCGCGACTGCGCACGGACCCTGCTGCGCCGCGCGCAGGCCCCCGCCTTGTAG
- a CDS encoding pseudouridine synthase gives MHNSHDPRVLPMRDGVNPSCVVLPSAGQGLLVDFLAERLPAVPHGDWLRRMARGEVVDEFGVPAAPDRPFAPGVRFYYYRELDSEAEIPFEEAVLYQDAHILVADKPHFLPVVPTGRYLQHTLLVRLKRRLGLQELSPVHRIDRDTAGLVLFSVQRATRGRYQALFRDRDVRKVYEAIAPWRPGLAFPREHVSRLEESPQFFRMHEVPGEPNTCTRMEVLEVAAPWARYRLEPVTGKRHQLRVHMAALGLPLRGDAFYPEVNDPPEGDYSHPLQLLARRLEFTDPVTGEHRCFESQRALRGLDADAAAP, from the coding sequence ATGCACAACAGCCACGATCCCCGCGTCCTGCCCATGCGCGACGGCGTCAACCCCAGTTGCGTGGTGCTGCCCTCGGCCGGGCAGGGGCTGCTCGTCGACTTCCTGGCCGAGCGCCTGCCCGCCGTGCCGCATGGCGACTGGCTGCGGCGCATGGCGCGGGGCGAGGTGGTGGACGAGTTCGGCGTGCCTGCCGCGCCAGACCGGCCCTTCGCGCCTGGCGTGCGCTTCTACTACTATCGCGAACTCGACAGCGAGGCCGAGATCCCGTTCGAGGAAGCAGTGCTCTACCAGGACGCGCACATCCTTGTGGCGGACAAGCCCCACTTCCTGCCCGTCGTGCCCACGGGCCGCTACCTGCAGCACACGCTGCTCGTGCGCCTCAAGCGGCGCCTGGGGCTGCAGGAGTTGTCACCCGTGCACCGCATCGACCGCGACACGGCGGGGCTGGTGCTGTTCTCGGTGCAGCGCGCCACGCGCGGGCGCTACCAGGCGCTGTTCCGCGACCGCGACGTGCGCAAGGTGTACGAGGCCATTGCGCCCTGGCGCCCCGGGCTGGCGTTTCCACGGGAGCACGTGAGCCGGCTGGAGGAGAGTCCGCAGTTCTTCCGCATGCACGAGGTGCCCGGTGAGCCCAACACCTGCACGCGCATGGAGGTGCTCGAAGTGGCCGCCCCCTGGGCGCGCTACCGGCTGGAGCCCGTCACAGGCAAGCGCCACCAGCTGCGCGTGCACATGGCCGCGCTGGGCCTGCCGCTGCGTGGCGATGCGTTCTACCCCGAGGTGAACGACCCGCCCGAGGGCGACTACTCCCACCCGCTGCAACTGCTCGCGCGGAGACTGGAGTTCACCGACCCGGTGACGGGGGAGCACCGCTGTTTCGAAAGCCAGCGGGCGCTGCGTGGCCTGGACGCAGACGCGGCCGCGCCATGA
- a CDS encoding M20 aminoacylase family protein: MPNALLDAVAAHANEFVTLRRDIHRHPELGFEEFRTSDLVAERLAQWGYAVERGLGGTGVVGQLRRGSGSKRLGLRADMDALPIVEATGLPHASCHHGVMHACGHDGHTAMLLAAAHHLATQDDFDGTLNLIFQPAEEGQGGALRMMEDGLFAKYPCDAIFAMHNMPGHPQGKLLLREGAAMASSDNVTITLEGTGGHGAMPHRAADPVVAGAAIVMGLQTIVARNIDPLHMAVVTVGTFQAGSANNVIPQTATLRLSVRALDRGVRDLLEQRITELAQLQAQSYGVHARIDYQRSYPVLVNTPAETAFARAVAVELVGTERVEPQARALTGSEDFAFMLEQVPGSYLLIGNGDGSDDAANGGHGACMVHNPGYDFNDLNLPVGAAYWALLARRFLA; this comes from the coding sequence ATGCCGAACGCCCTGCTCGATGCCGTCGCGGCCCATGCCAACGAGTTCGTGACCCTGCGCCGGGATATTCACCGCCACCCGGAACTGGGGTTCGAGGAATTCCGCACCAGCGACCTCGTCGCCGAACGCCTGGCGCAATGGGGCTATGCCGTGGAGCGCGGCCTGGGCGGCACGGGCGTCGTGGGGCAACTGCGGCGCGGCAGCGGCTCCAAGCGGCTGGGCCTGCGCGCCGACATGGACGCGCTGCCCATCGTCGAAGCCACGGGCCTGCCCCACGCAAGCTGCCATCACGGCGTGATGCACGCCTGCGGCCACGACGGCCATACCGCCATGCTGCTTGCCGCCGCGCACCACCTGGCCACGCAGGACGACTTCGACGGCACCCTCAACCTGATCTTCCAGCCCGCCGAAGAGGGCCAGGGCGGAGCGCTGCGGATGATGGAGGACGGTCTCTTCGCCAAGTACCCCTGCGATGCCATCTTCGCCATGCACAACATGCCGGGCCACCCGCAGGGCAAGCTGCTGCTGCGCGAGGGCGCGGCCATGGCCTCGTCCGACAACGTGACCATCACGCTCGAAGGCACGGGCGGCCACGGCGCCATGCCGCACCGCGCGGCCGACCCGGTGGTCGCGGGCGCGGCCATCGTGATGGGGCTGCAGACCATCGTGGCGCGCAACATCGATCCGTTGCACATGGCCGTGGTCACCGTGGGCACCTTCCAGGCGGGCAGCGCCAACAATGTGATTCCACAGACGGCCACGCTGCGGCTCAGCGTGCGCGCGCTCGACCGCGGCGTGCGTGACCTGCTGGAGCAGCGCATCACCGAACTGGCGCAACTGCAGGCGCAAAGCTACGGCGTGCACGCCCGCATCGACTACCAGCGCAGCTACCCGGTGCTGGTCAACACCCCGGCCGAAACGGCCTTTGCGCGCGCAGTCGCGGTGGAACTGGTCGGCACGGAACGGGTGGAGCCCCAGGCGCGCGCGCTCACGGGCAGCGAGGATTTCGCCTTCATGCTGGAGCAGGTGCCCGGCAGCTACCTGCTGATCGGGAACGGCGACGGCTCGGACGATGCCGCCAACGGCGGCCACGGGGCCTGCATGGTGCACAACCCGGGCTATGACTTCAACGATCTCAACCTGCCGGTGGGCGCCGCCTACTGGGCCCTGCTAGCTCGGCGCTTTCTGGCGTGA
- a CDS encoding tripartite tricarboxylate transporter substrate binding protein: MKHPFRFASRCASLVMGLLLSVCALAADPFPSKPVMLMVPYPAGGLSDAVARLVNDPLSKQLGQPVLVENLGGASGALGAKKVLGAPADGYCLFQGSPNELILAPLANAAIKFKSEEFRLVQMIGVAPMVILARKDLPANSADELVALARSTAKARPLTFGSVGFGSFYHVLGEHLAQTIGAPMTHVPYKGGAPLMQDLGGGQLDFVILPVSQQQLALAEQGRIKIIASINATRTDLAALKGIPTVNEGKLLKGFNFSIWTGYFVRKETPEEVVQRLGKALTGVLSDAQVRSQLEAQNMLVAQPLQAAEADRTYQAETARFRAIAKAINLQPQ; this comes from the coding sequence ATGAAACACCCCTTCCGCTTCGCTTCCAGGTGCGCGTCCCTGGTAATGGGCCTGCTGCTTTCCGTGTGCGCGCTGGCCGCCGACCCCTTCCCCTCCAAACCCGTCATGCTCATGGTGCCCTATCCGGCCGGGGGTCTGTCGGATGCGGTCGCTCGGCTCGTGAACGACCCGCTGTCCAAGCAGCTCGGGCAGCCCGTGCTGGTCGAAAACCTCGGCGGCGCCAGCGGAGCGCTGGGTGCCAAGAAGGTGCTGGGCGCGCCGGCCGACGGCTATTGCCTGTTCCAGGGCTCGCCCAATGAGCTGATCCTGGCGCCGCTGGCAAACGCCGCCATCAAGTTCAAGAGCGAGGAATTCCGTCTCGTGCAGATGATCGGCGTCGCGCCGATGGTGATCCTCGCGCGCAAGGACCTGCCCGCGAACTCCGCCGATGAACTCGTCGCGCTCGCGCGCAGCACCGCCAAGGCCCGTCCCCTGACCTTCGGCAGCGTGGGCTTCGGCTCGTTCTACCATGTGCTCGGCGAGCATTTGGCGCAGACCATCGGCGCCCCCATGACGCACGTGCCCTACAAGGGCGGCGCACCGCTGATGCAGGACCTGGGCGGGGGTCAGCTCGACTTCGTGATCCTGCCGGTGTCGCAGCAACAGCTGGCGTTGGCCGAACAGGGACGCATCAAGATCATCGCGAGCATCAACGCCACGCGCACCGATCTGGCGGCGCTCAAGGGCATTCCCACGGTCAATGAGGGCAAGCTCCTCAAGGGCTTCAATTTCTCGATCTGGACCGGCTACTTCGTGCGCAAGGAAACGCCCGAGGAAGTGGTTCAGCGCCTTGGCAAGGCACTCACCGGCGTTCTGTCCGACGCCCAGGTGCGCAGCCAGTTGGAGGCGCAGAACATGCTCGTCGCCCAGCCTCTCCAGGCAGCGGAGGCCGACAGGACCTACCAGGCCGAGACGGCGCGCTTTCGCGCCATCGCCAAGGCCATCAACCTGCAGCCCCAGTGA
- a CDS encoding carbohydrate porin, with protein sequence MRHTWGLGGEREAVPGEANQLAGFQEKRRLVLTAGNFAASDIFDANDQAHDGRTQFMNWSLLTHGAWDFAADARGYSWGAALEYYHDDWVLRAGRFMQPRESNGLQLDRSIFRRHGDQVELERNYELGGQPGRWRVLAFRNVARMGRFQDAIDWGRANQTAPAMDAVRTQHSKQGWGLSLEQALTPQVGLFARWSRSDGRSEAYAFAEIDQSFSVGATLGGALWGRDADALGLAYARNGLSGAHREYLALGGHGFFVGDGRLSYRPEQIFETYYRWSLPSVRGVDSAVSLGWQHIRNPAYNADRGPVNVYTARFHAEF encoded by the coding sequence GTGCGACACACCTGGGGCCTGGGCGGCGAGCGCGAGGCCGTGCCCGGCGAGGCCAACCAGCTTGCAGGCTTCCAGGAAAAGCGCCGGCTCGTGCTCACGGCGGGCAACTTCGCGGCCTCGGACATCTTCGACGCCAACGATCAGGCCCACGACGGTCGCACCCAGTTCATGAACTGGTCCCTGCTGACCCATGGCGCCTGGGACTTCGCGGCCGACGCGCGCGGCTACTCCTGGGGCGCCGCGCTCGAGTACTACCACGACGACTGGGTGCTGCGCGCGGGCCGCTTCATGCAGCCGCGCGAGTCCAACGGCCTGCAGCTTGACCGCTCCATCTTCCGGCGCCACGGCGACCAGGTGGAACTGGAGCGCAACTACGAACTGGGCGGCCAGCCAGGCCGCTGGCGCGTGCTGGCCTTCCGCAACGTGGCGCGCATGGGGCGCTTCCAGGATGCCATCGACTGGGGCCGCGCGAACCAGACCGCCCCAGCCATGGACGCGGTGCGCACGCAGCACAGCAAGCAGGGCTGGGGCCTGAGCCTGGAACAGGCCCTGACCCCGCAGGTGGGCCTGTTCGCGCGCTGGTCACGCAGCGACGGCCGCAGCGAAGCCTACGCCTTCGCGGAGATCGACCAGTCCTTCTCGGTGGGCGCGACGCTCGGCGGAGCACTCTGGGGCCGAGATGCCGACGCGCTCGGCCTGGCCTACGCGCGCAACGGCCTCTCGGGAGCGCACCGCGAGTACCTGGCGCTGGGCGGCCACGGCTTCTTCGTGGGCGATGGCCGCTTGAGCTACCGCCCCGAGCAGATCTTCGAAACCTACTACCGCTGGAGCCTGCCCTCCGTGCGCGGCGTGGACAGCGCCGTGAGCCTGGGCTGGCAACACATCCGCAACCCCGCCTACAACGCGGACCGCGGGCCCGTGAACGTCTATACCGCACGCTTTCACGCCGAGTTCTGA
- a CDS encoding LysR family transcriptional regulator: protein MNLRQLEHLLAVADTASFSRAAERLHITQPALSRSIQMLEEDLGARLIDRMGKRNELTPLGEAVAARARHLVDEAEELRRSVAWLRQGSGGSIRVGLGSGPGAMLMAPFLVHVAQRHPEVCVSITRGSIQLQLQQLRQRQLDALVIDMRSVVPAADLLIEEVAAMRGGFICRAGHPLLAQARGGGVPFEVLARYPLASTPLADEVAQILVQHYGPAADPQQAVRLRCEEIDSLIDTVRQSDAVFFGVVAAARQGIKAGALAELAVVPRLDIRAHFAIVTLTGRTESPSMGLFRRFVAERLRD, encoded by the coding sequence ATGAATCTGAGACAGCTGGAGCACCTGCTGGCCGTTGCCGACACCGCGTCGTTCAGCCGTGCGGCGGAGCGGCTGCACATCACCCAGCCCGCGCTGAGCCGCAGCATCCAGATGCTGGAGGAGGACCTGGGCGCCCGGCTGATCGACCGCATGGGCAAGCGCAATGAACTCACGCCGCTGGGCGAGGCCGTGGCGGCGCGGGCGCGCCATCTCGTCGACGAGGCGGAGGAACTGCGCCGCAGCGTGGCGTGGCTGCGCCAAGGCTCGGGCGGATCGATCCGCGTGGGCCTCGGGTCAGGGCCCGGCGCCATGCTGATGGCGCCCTTTCTCGTGCATGTGGCGCAAAGGCACCCCGAGGTGTGCGTGAGCATCACGCGCGGCTCCATCCAGTTGCAGCTGCAGCAACTGCGCCAGCGGCAGCTCGATGCGCTGGTGATCGACATGCGCAGCGTGGTCCCGGCGGCCGATCTGCTCATCGAGGAAGTGGCCGCCATGCGGGGCGGTTTCATCTGCCGCGCCGGCCATCCGCTGCTGGCACAGGCCCGGGGCGGCGGCGTGCCCTTCGAGGTGCTGGCGCGCTATCCGCTGGCTTCGACTCCGCTGGCCGATGAGGTCGCGCAGATCCTCGTGCAGCACTACGGACCGGCGGCCGATCCGCAGCAGGCCGTGCGCCTGCGCTGCGAGGAGATCGACAGCCTGATCGACACCGTGCGCCAGTCCGACGCGGTCTTCTTCGGCGTGGTGGCCGCAGCGCGGCAGGGCATCAAGGCCGGAGCGCTGGCCGAGCTGGCGGTGGTGCCCCGGCTGGACATCCGGGCGCACTTCGCCATCGTCACGCTCACGGGGCGCACCGAGAGTCCGTCGATGGGATTGTTCAGGCGCTTCGTGGCCGAACGGCTGCGCGACTGA
- a CDS encoding GlxA family transcriptional regulator — translation MPTIGFLLHSGFSPMSLAMTAVFSAANQQAGKPFYDLVMLSDTGGLVWGCLGLGVETEALSNRHLDLILIGGGVEACTPRTLRFLQRAVGRVGRIAAVCTAAFVLAEAGLLDGRRATTHWARARELQRRYPQARIEEDRIFVEDGPVWTSAGMTAGLDLAVAFVERDLGADIARAVSRTLVMYHRRSGGQSQFSTLLELEPKSDRIQAVLTYARRNLANRLDVEELAGVAALGARQFSRVFARETGQSPARAIEHMRLEVARSLMEDTDQTLDAVAQQTGFGDRDRMRHAFLRAFGQPPQAVRRSTRSLP, via the coding sequence ATGCCGACCATCGGCTTTCTGCTCCATTCCGGTTTTTCCCCGATGAGCCTGGCGATGACGGCGGTGTTCAGTGCCGCCAATCAGCAGGCGGGGAAGCCGTTCTACGACCTGGTCATGCTCTCGGACACCGGGGGATTGGTTTGGGGCTGCCTGGGGCTGGGCGTGGAGACCGAGGCGCTGTCCAATCGCCACCTCGACCTCATCCTCATCGGTGGTGGCGTGGAGGCTTGCACGCCGCGGACGCTGCGCTTTCTCCAGCGAGCGGTGGGGCGGGTCGGCCGAATCGCTGCCGTTTGCACGGCCGCGTTTGTGCTGGCGGAGGCCGGTTTGCTCGATGGCCGGCGTGCGACAACGCACTGGGCCCGGGCGCGGGAGCTGCAGCGCCGCTATCCCCAGGCCAGGATCGAAGAGGACCGCATCTTCGTGGAGGACGGTCCCGTCTGGACCTCGGCCGGGATGACGGCGGGCCTCGACCTGGCCGTGGCCTTCGTCGAGCGGGATCTGGGCGCCGACATCGCACGGGCGGTGTCCAGAACATTGGTCATGTACCACCGGCGCTCTGGCGGGCAGTCGCAGTTCTCGACCCTTCTGGAGCTTGAACCCAAGTCGGACCGGATCCAGGCCGTTCTCACCTATGCAAGACGGAACCTTGCCAACCGATTGGACGTGGAAGAACTGGCGGGCGTGGCCGCTCTGGGGGCCCGGCAGTTCTCGCGCGTGTTCGCGCGTGAAACAGGACAGTCGCCGGCAAGGGCGATCGAGCACATGCGGCTGGAGGTGGCGCGGAGCCTGATGGAGGACACGGACCAGACACTGGACGCTGTGGCCCAGCAGACGGGATTTGGCGACCGCGACCGCATGCGGCACGCATTTCTGCGCGCCTTTGGACAGCCTCCACAGGCGGTTCGGCGGTCCACCCGCTCACTCCCGTGA
- a CDS encoding MFS transporter: MDNISSPLSPAVRAHHQRQHGWLPVYCMSLGAFAIGTEGFMIAPLLPQIAHDLSLSLPMAAMLVTVFTLTLALSSPILTVMTAALNRRKLLVWAMALFAAANFVAWQSAGFAGIMLARVLLALSAGLYLPNANALVGLIVPPERRGRALAIVLGGMTIAIALGLPLGSVVGQAFGWRWTFFGVGVLATVAAMGLAWGIPKGTGDGVPVAGFRDRLRVAAQPDVIKALALTFLWAMGAFTIYPFIAPYLHATLGFEERGISATVFLWGVAAAVGMLLGGSLSDRLGTHRVVGPALGLLAIAFLVLAASATWLAPGQALAPVMAAVAVWGVCVWGFHPAQTASLISAGGTKDAPVTLSLNTSVMYVGFSLGSMVGAQVIERHGVSHVALAAALIEGGALLLFLAWRVLRRKKENA; this comes from the coding sequence ATGGACAACATCTCTTCTCCCCTATCCCCCGCAGTGCGCGCGCACCACCAGAGGCAGCACGGATGGCTGCCGGTCTACTGCATGTCGCTGGGCGCATTCGCCATCGGAACAGAAGGGTTCATGATCGCGCCACTGCTGCCCCAGATCGCGCACGATCTCTCGCTGTCGCTGCCAATGGCCGCCATGCTGGTGACGGTCTTCACGCTCACCCTGGCGCTCAGTTCTCCCATCCTGACGGTGATGACCGCCGCCTTGAACCGGCGCAAGCTGCTGGTGTGGGCCATGGCGCTGTTTGCCGCAGCGAACTTTGTGGCCTGGCAATCGGCGGGGTTTGCCGGAATCATGCTGGCCCGCGTGCTGCTGGCCCTGTCCGCGGGGCTCTACCTTCCAAACGCCAATGCGCTGGTAGGCCTCATCGTCCCGCCTGAAAGGCGTGGGCGGGCCCTGGCCATCGTCCTGGGTGGGATGACGATTGCCATTGCCCTGGGGCTGCCGCTGGGGTCTGTCGTCGGACAGGCCTTTGGCTGGAGATGGACTTTCTTTGGCGTCGGCGTCCTGGCTACCGTGGCTGCGATGGGACTGGCGTGGGGGATTCCGAAGGGAACGGGAGACGGTGTTCCGGTCGCGGGCTTCCGTGACCGCCTGCGTGTCGCTGCCCAGCCAGACGTCATCAAGGCCCTGGCGCTTACCTTCCTGTGGGCCATGGGGGCCTTCACGATCTATCCATTCATTGCTCCCTATCTGCACGCGACGCTGGGATTCGAGGAGCGCGGAATTTCAGCCACCGTCTTCCTCTGGGGCGTGGCGGCTGCCGTTGGCATGCTGCTGGGAGGCTCCCTCAGCGATCGCCTGGGGACGCATCGGGTGGTGGGACCCGCCTTGGGATTGCTGGCCATCGCCTTTCTGGTGCTGGCTGCAAGTGCCACCTGGCTTGCGCCAGGCCAGGCACTTGCGCCCGTCATGGCGGCCGTCGCGGTCTGGGGTGTCTGCGTCTGGGGCTTTCACCCGGCGCAAACAGCCTCCCTGATCAGCGCTGGGGGGACGAAGGATGCACCGGTGACGCTGTCCCTGAACACCTCCGTCATGTACGTCGGATTCAGCCTGGGCAGCATGGTCGGGGCCCAGGTCATCGAACGCCATGGGGTATCGCATGTCGCCCTGGCTGCGGCGCTGATCGAAGGGGGCGCTCTGCTCCTGTTTCTCGCATGGCGGGTGCTGCGGCGGAAGAAGGAAAACGCATAG
- a CDS encoding HD domain-containing protein: MDGALVDGRLNFLRACERLKDVLRSGHTSTGRRESTAEHSWRLGLMAMVFMDQLGDIDRARVLELCLVHDLGEALGGDVPAPQQPAGGSKDATERRDLLKICETLDPAMREKIVGLWDEYAQAATPEARAVKALDKLETILQHTQGANPPGFDYAFNLAYGQKYTKALPVLEVLRGRIDNATRARMARPDGSRE; this comes from the coding sequence ATGGATGGTGCGCTGGTTGACGGCCGACTGAATTTTCTGCGTGCCTGTGAGCGGTTGAAGGATGTGCTGCGCAGCGGCCACACATCGACGGGACGGCGCGAGAGCACGGCGGAGCACAGTTGGAGGCTGGGCCTGATGGCAATGGTCTTCATGGACCAGTTGGGTGACATCGACCGCGCCAGGGTGCTGGAGCTTTGCCTGGTGCACGACCTGGGCGAAGCGCTGGGAGGAGATGTGCCGGCGCCCCAGCAGCCTGCGGGCGGCAGCAAGGACGCCACCGAGCGCCGTGATCTGCTGAAAATATGCGAGACGCTGGACCCGGCGATGCGCGAGAAGATCGTCGGGCTGTGGGACGAGTATGCGCAGGCCGCCACGCCGGAAGCACGCGCCGTGAAAGCGCTCGACAAACTCGAAACCATCCTGCAGCACACGCAGGGCGCCAATCCCCCGGGCTTCGACTACGCGTTCAATCTCGCCTATGGACAGAAGTACACGAAGGCCCTGCCGGTCCTCGAAGTGCTCCGAGGTCGGATAGACAATGCGACGCGTGCCCGCATGGCCCGGCCGGACGGCTCACGGGAGTGA
- a CDS encoding LysE family translocator produces the protein MELESLALQHTAHLWLFFVILLGVIVLPGLDMAFVMASAIVGGRRAGLGAVAGIMAGGAVHTALGALGVGVVLRLFPAAFNLLLVAGALYVAWIGVALLRSRSAFDGAVHTHRRPLAATFGRAMLTCLMNPKAYVFMLAVFPQFLRPEYGPVWAQAVVMGLIIAATQALVYGGVALGADRARMRLQRHPGAGVWAARGVGALLVLASTWTAWEGWRL, from the coding sequence ATGGAACTGGAATCTCTTGCACTGCAGCACACGGCCCACCTGTGGCTGTTCTTCGTCATCCTGCTGGGAGTCATCGTGCTGCCCGGGCTCGACATGGCCTTCGTCATGGCCAGCGCGATCGTGGGCGGGCGGCGCGCGGGGCTGGGCGCCGTGGCGGGCATCATGGCCGGCGGGGCCGTGCACACGGCGTTGGGCGCGCTGGGCGTGGGGGTGGTGCTGCGGCTCTTCCCGGCCGCGTTCAACCTGCTGCTCGTGGCGGGGGCGCTCTACGTGGCCTGGATCGGCGTGGCCCTTCTGCGCAGCCGCTCGGCCTTCGATGGTGCCGTGCACACGCACCGCCGCCCGCTCGCGGCGACCTTCGGCCGCGCCATGCTGACCTGCCTCATGAACCCCAAGGCCTACGTCTTCATGCTGGCCGTGTTCCCGCAGTTCCTGCGCCCGGAATACGGCCCGGTGTGGGCGCAGGCCGTGGTCATGGGGCTCATCATCGCGGCCACGCAGGCGCTGGTCTACGGTGGTGTCGCGCTGGGGGCCGACCGGGCGCGGATGCGCCTGCAGCGCCACCCCGGCGCCGGCGTGTGGGCCGCGCGCGGCGTGGGCGCGCTGCTCGTGCTGGCTTCGACCTGGACCGCCTGGGAGGGCTGGCGGCTTTGA
- a CDS encoding helix-turn-helix domain-containing protein produces the protein MLRRWRMLRRIKQEHAAQLFGVSQSTVSRWESGIQSVSRDELVRIEGFFAARLDSAADYALERLVSHSTQPVHLVCDLTHRLLACSSPRAAEFASPLPELMGRSLWPFATAEIVAREQSLRDAGWHDHATPSIEFDTGCNTSAQVPIRMSRCRWTRLTLSDGTVARLVETL, from the coding sequence ATGCTGCGCCGCTGGCGCATGCTGCGTCGGATCAAGCAGGAGCATGCAGCGCAATTGTTCGGCGTGTCGCAATCGACCGTGTCCCGCTGGGAGTCCGGCATCCAGTCGGTCTCTCGGGACGAACTGGTCCGGATCGAGGGATTCTTCGCCGCACGCCTGGACTCGGCCGCCGACTACGCTCTGGAGCGCCTTGTGAGCCACAGCACGCAGCCGGTTCACCTCGTATGTGATCTCACCCATCGGCTGCTTGCTTGTTCCTCGCCACGGGCGGCAGAGTTTGCCTCGCCGCTCCCGGAGTTGATGGGCCGGTCGCTATGGCCGTTTGCCACCGCTGAAATCGTGGCACGCGAACAGTCGCTCCGCGACGCGGGGTGGCACGACCATGCCACGCCCTCCATCGAATTCGACACCGGCTGCAACACGTCGGCGCAGGTGCCGATCCGCATGAGCCGCTGCCGATGGACGCGCCTGACCCTGTCGGACGGCACGGTTGCACGCCTGGTAGAGACGCTTTGA